The Myxococcaceae bacterium JPH2 genome has a window encoding:
- a CDS encoding OmpA family protein, whose amino-acid sequence MRTRLVLAALVALSTGCVSQGKFDAKALEAEQLAKNLTDEKGGRQAAEAKVKELEEKGAALAQEKAALESRLATAESRLTESAAERRGLQEQNAQLAALNEELSRNSKKLAQAKEELEKKSSEYESLAQSLKQEISDGKIQLSELKGRMTVQLKDKILFASGSSRVGKEGQEALAKIAEALKGVKGKMIRVEGHTDDVPTSGGAFPTNWELSLARAMAVVHSLQDSGVDPTMLSAAGYGQYQPIAPNDSQEHKSLNRRIEIVLAPSLGGR is encoded by the coding sequence ATGCGGACACGTCTGGTGCTGGCGGCTCTCGTGGCTCTGTCCACGGGGTGCGTTTCGCAGGGCAAGTTCGACGCGAAGGCGCTCGAGGCGGAGCAGCTCGCGAAGAACCTCACGGACGAGAAGGGGGGCCGGCAGGCCGCCGAGGCGAAGGTGAAGGAGCTGGAGGAGAAGGGGGCCGCGCTGGCGCAGGAGAAGGCCGCGCTGGAGTCCCGGCTGGCCACCGCCGAGTCGCGCCTGACCGAGTCCGCGGCCGAGCGGCGGGGGCTCCAGGAGCAGAACGCGCAGCTCGCGGCGCTCAACGAGGAGCTGTCGCGCAACTCCAAGAAGCTGGCCCAGGCGAAGGAGGAGCTGGAGAAGAAGAGCTCCGAGTACGAGAGCCTCGCCCAGAGCCTCAAGCAGGAGATCTCCGACGGCAAGATCCAGCTCTCCGAGCTGAAGGGCCGCATGACGGTGCAGCTCAAGGACAAGATTCTCTTCGCCTCGGGCTCGTCGCGCGTGGGCAAGGAGGGCCAGGAGGCGCTCGCGAAGATCGCCGAGGCGCTCAAGGGCGTGAAGGGGAAGATGATTCGCGTGGAGGGCCACACGGACGACGTGCCCACCAGCGGCGGCGCGTTCCCCACCAACTGGGAGCTGAGCCTGGCGCGGGCCATGGCGGTGGTGCACTCGCTCCAGGACTCGGGCGTGGACCCCACCATGCTGTCGGCGGCGGGCTACGGGCAGTACCAGCCCATCGCGCCCAATGACTCGCAGGAGCACAAGAGCCTCAACCGCCGTATCGAAATCGTGCTCGCTCCCAGCCTCGGAGGACGCTAG
- a CDS encoding chalcone isomerase family protein has protein sequence MTGKPWRKGTVELALGVLLATGVAHAGQAGGVNMPDSLQVEGRTLALAHMELKRKLFFNVYVWSLYLEDSPSCTTQAVASDSLKRLHFRFLRNISRSQLVESFRDGLRRNPNLRDGTLHHAMETLLNSLRDVHKGGDLVLTYVPGSGLLVAGEATGGLLIPGKNFADALFSVWLDAHPIFPH, from the coding sequence ATGACGGGGAAGCCATGGCGCAAGGGAACGGTGGAGCTGGCACTGGGGGTGCTTCTGGCCACCGGTGTCGCTCACGCGGGCCAGGCCGGTGGCGTGAACATGCCGGACTCGCTCCAGGTGGAGGGCCGCACGCTCGCGCTCGCCCACATGGAGCTCAAGCGCAAGCTCTTCTTCAACGTGTACGTCTGGAGCCTCTACCTGGAGGACTCGCCCTCGTGCACCACCCAGGCCGTCGCGTCGGACAGCCTCAAGCGCCTCCACTTCCGCTTCCTGCGCAACATCAGCCGCTCCCAGCTCGTGGAGAGCTTCCGGGACGGGCTGCGCCGCAACCCGAACCTGCGCGATGGCACGCTGCACCACGCCATGGAGACCCTGCTCAACTCGCTGCGTGACGTGCACAAGGGCGGTGACCTGGTCCTCACCTACGTCCCCGGCTCCGGGCTCCTCGTCGCGGGAGAGGCCACCGGCGGCCTGCTCATCCCCGGCAAGAACTTCGCGGATGCCCTCTTCTCCGTCTGGCTCGACGCGCACCCCATCTTCCCCCACTGA
- a CDS encoding TonB-dependent receptor, whose product MKTLASVLCLLLASAAVAQQAPDAGADAGPPAGVLTKPPALKRQVEATYPPEAAAQQLEGTVVMVIDISETGAVTAVEVSQPAGHGFDEAATAAVKQFEFEPAEVDNVPAPVRIQYAYQFVFRPAPPPESADGGVDGGAPEAPVNFSGRALERGTRKPLAGAEVVLPELEQSAVTDADGRFSFRGVPVGTHSVLVVLGGYDRFRTQESVSEGLETQATYYVQKRFFSPYETVVRSARERKEVTRTTIQAAEVQRIPGTQGDTLKVVQNLPGVARPAFNGGQLVIRGTSPQESGVFLDGLRIPLLYHFGGLTSVYNSELLEAVDYLPGNFSAYYGDITGGVINIRSREPRTDRIHGTVGISLIESNAVVEGPITDTLSFAVGGRRSYVDLVLKAVPQSEDGPNLQTAPRYHDAQVKLVWKPAKAHTFTVQALTSRDRLALLFDRPADDDPSVNGNLDVTTGFNQLRLRHQYRDGALTLDTQGLLGNTLVQFVIGERNLRIASTDVYLRPTAEYVFSDAVSVAGGIDIVANFSNVTANIQAPPREGEPPSPLVTESLVTADGHFTQYFPSLWAEVRWKPLPGLLVVPGVRAESYVFTDQEHRQRTVNPRLAVRYALTETLSLKGGAGVYHGPPIQDEPTVPFGNPNLGAKRSLQYGVGAEWQPVPEWFVSSEVFYNDLTGLIVRSNATIERDGELVPERLKNGGVGRIYGLELLIRRSLTDRLFGWISYTLSRSERRDEPGAAWRLFDNDQTHVLTAIASYKLPRGWEVGARLRFASGNPTTPVLGSRRDDTTDVFIPYFAAVNSQRLPSFNQLDVRVDKTFLFDTWNLDVFLDVMNAYNNAAVEGVAYNYNYSQREFFKGLPILPVIGAKGSF is encoded by the coding sequence ATGAAAACGCTCGCGTCCGTTCTCTGTCTTCTTCTCGCGTCCGCGGCCGTGGCCCAACAGGCCCCGGACGCGGGCGCCGACGCGGGTCCCCCCGCCGGTGTCCTCACCAAGCCCCCCGCGCTCAAGCGGCAGGTGGAGGCGACCTATCCGCCGGAAGCCGCCGCCCAGCAGCTCGAGGGCACGGTGGTGATGGTCATCGACATCTCGGAGACCGGCGCCGTCACCGCCGTCGAGGTGTCCCAGCCCGCGGGCCACGGCTTCGACGAGGCCGCGACGGCGGCCGTGAAGCAGTTCGAGTTCGAGCCGGCGGAGGTGGACAACGTCCCCGCGCCGGTCCGCATCCAGTACGCCTACCAGTTCGTCTTCCGTCCCGCGCCTCCCCCGGAGTCCGCGGATGGCGGCGTGGACGGTGGCGCGCCCGAGGCGCCGGTGAACTTCAGCGGCCGGGCGCTGGAGCGCGGCACGCGCAAGCCGCTGGCGGGCGCCGAGGTGGTGCTGCCGGAGCTGGAGCAGTCCGCCGTCACCGACGCGGACGGGCGCTTCTCCTTCCGCGGCGTGCCGGTGGGCACCCACTCGGTGCTGGTAGTGCTGGGCGGCTATGACCGCTTCCGCACCCAGGAGTCCGTCAGCGAGGGCCTGGAGACGCAGGCCACGTACTACGTGCAGAAGCGCTTCTTCAGCCCCTACGAGACGGTGGTGCGCAGCGCCCGCGAGCGCAAGGAGGTCACCCGCACCACCATCCAGGCCGCCGAGGTGCAGCGCATCCCTGGCACCCAGGGCGACACGCTGAAGGTGGTGCAGAACCTGCCCGGCGTGGCGCGCCCCGCGTTCAATGGCGGACAGCTCGTCATCCGTGGCACCAGCCCGCAGGAGTCCGGCGTCTTCCTGGACGGCCTGCGCATCCCGCTGCTGTACCACTTCGGGGGGCTGACCTCCGTCTACAACTCAGAGCTGCTGGAGGCGGTGGACTATCTGCCCGGCAACTTCTCCGCCTACTACGGAGACATCACCGGCGGCGTCATCAACATCCGCAGCCGCGAGCCCCGCACGGACCGCATCCACGGCACCGTGGGCATCAGCCTCATTGAATCCAACGCCGTGGTGGAGGGCCCCATCACGGACACGCTCAGCTTCGCGGTGGGCGGCCGGCGCTCCTATGTGGACCTGGTGCTCAAGGCCGTTCCCCAGAGCGAGGACGGCCCCAACCTCCAGACCGCGCCGCGCTACCACGACGCCCAGGTCAAGCTCGTCTGGAAGCCCGCCAAGGCACACACCTTCACGGTGCAGGCCCTCACGTCGCGGGACCGTCTGGCATTGCTGTTCGACCGTCCCGCGGATGACGACCCGTCCGTCAATGGCAACCTCGACGTCACCACGGGCTTCAACCAGTTGCGGCTGCGCCACCAGTACCGCGACGGCGCTCTCACCCTCGACACGCAAGGACTCCTCGGCAACACCCTCGTCCAGTTCGTCATTGGCGAGCGCAACCTACGCATCGCGTCAACCGATGTGTATCTGCGACCCACGGCCGAGTATGTGTTCAGTGATGCGGTGTCCGTCGCGGGCGGAATCGACATCGTGGCCAACTTCTCGAACGTCACCGCCAACATCCAGGCGCCGCCGCGCGAGGGCGAACCGCCCAGTCCGCTGGTGACGGAGAGCCTGGTCACCGCGGATGGACACTTCACGCAGTACTTCCCGTCGCTCTGGGCGGAGGTGCGCTGGAAGCCGCTCCCGGGGCTCCTGGTGGTGCCGGGCGTGCGCGCCGAGAGCTATGTCTTCACGGACCAGGAGCACCGTCAGCGCACGGTCAACCCGCGGCTGGCGGTGCGCTACGCGCTGACGGAGACGCTGTCGCTCAAGGGCGGCGCGGGCGTCTACCACGGGCCGCCCATCCAGGATGAGCCGACGGTGCCCTTCGGCAATCCCAACCTCGGCGCCAAGCGCTCGCTCCAGTACGGCGTGGGCGCCGAGTGGCAGCCCGTCCCCGAGTGGTTCGTCAGCAGCGAGGTCTTCTACAACGACCTGACCGGGCTCATCGTCCGCTCCAACGCGACCATCGAGCGCGACGGCGAATTGGTGCCCGAGCGGCTGAAGAACGGCGGCGTGGGCCGCATCTACGGCCTGGAGTTGCTCATCCGCCGCTCGCTGACGGACCGGCTGTTCGGCTGGATTTCCTACACGCTCAGCCGCAGCGAGCGTCGGGACGAGCCGGGCGCGGCGTGGCGCCTCTTCGACAATGACCAGACGCACGTGCTGACGGCCATCGCCAGCTACAAGCTGCCGCGGGGCTGGGAGGTGGGCGCGCGTCTGCGGTTCGCCTCGGGCAACCCCACCACGCCGGTGCTGGGCTCGCGGCGCGACGACACCACGGATGTCTTCATTCCCTACTTCGCCGCGGTGAACTCGCAGCGGCTGCCCTCGTTCAACCAGCTGGATGTCCGCGTGGACAAGACCTTCCTCTTCGACACCTGGAACCTGGATGTCTTCCTGGACGTGATGAACGCCTACAACAACGCGGCGGTGGAGGGCGTGGCCTACAACTACAATTACTCGCAACGTGAGTTCTTCAAGGGTCTGCCCATCCTGCCTGTCATCGGCGCCAAGGGGAGCTTCTAG
- a CDS encoding penicillin acylase family protein, protein MTLESVRLSGALVTFATALLMGCGHEGKPQEPDEPKFDVTVQRTSFGIPHIAAKNFKGLGYGIGYAYAEDNFCLLAEEVLKLRGERSKYFGPDGMVVAASDRQVTNLDADFYFKSYFDPGAISARYKDAPHEVRDLAAGYVAGFNRYLKKTGVAHLPGDCAGAAWVRPITEDDLYLLWQHVATYLSGADFVTSIATAQPPATATGKPTATTRAASVRVGLPAPVTPWGRPVGSNGYGFGKDATDNGRGLVFANPHWPWRGINRLYQMHLTVPGQLDVMGAAMGGIPMVMIGFNAKVAWTHTVSTSIHHALRELTLTPGTPTSYVVDGQPRAMTARTLQVDVKTASGAIEPRVRTLYTTKYGPIVMSPSDGVDWSPTQAYALEDVNLGNQRVIEQWLRMGQAQSVEDLKARIEGVMGIPWVNTIAADSAGHALYGDFSVKPNVSAARLAACTQSPFAQAAWASRALVMDGATSACDWETQGSDPSQPATLPAAQHPSLIRSDYVANMNNSHWYANPAQPLTGYSWLAGDEKEDLGLRARQGLLQIQDRLAGRDGLPGTRFNLQAMEAILVGSPEFPKLGNRSLVADLLADALTETCRDLTTVAIPDGPTVDVREACAVLTSWDRHNNAESVGPHLFLELYAQVFFELFYLGHQDANLWELPYDVADPLHTPRQLKVSQPAVRTLLQLGLARATQSLLDAGVPLRRPWGEVQFTRVGDRKIPLGGGAEVFNVFQANPTLSSPTGLSTEGYVPEYGASIVQMVTWDDHGPVADAVLLYGQSANPASPYFMDQVEQLWAKRKWNRLPFRPEEIRADPHLTSQRLSE, encoded by the coding sequence ATGACGCTTGAGTCTGTACGGCTCTCAGGCGCGCTCGTGACGTTCGCGACCGCGCTGCTGATGGGCTGCGGCCACGAGGGCAAGCCGCAGGAACCCGACGAGCCGAAGTTCGATGTGACGGTGCAGCGCACGTCGTTTGGCATTCCCCATATCGCCGCCAAGAACTTCAAGGGCCTGGGCTACGGCATCGGGTATGCCTATGCCGAGGACAACTTCTGCCTCCTCGCCGAGGAAGTCCTCAAGCTGCGAGGCGAGCGCTCGAAGTACTTCGGTCCGGACGGGATGGTCGTCGCGGCCTCGGACCGACAGGTGACGAACCTCGACGCGGATTTCTATTTCAAATCCTATTTCGACCCGGGCGCCATCTCCGCGCGCTACAAGGACGCGCCCCACGAGGTGAGAGACCTGGCCGCGGGCTATGTGGCGGGCTTCAATCGGTATCTGAAGAAGACGGGCGTCGCGCACCTCCCTGGCGACTGCGCGGGCGCGGCCTGGGTGCGGCCCATCACCGAGGATGACCTCTACCTGCTCTGGCAGCACGTGGCCACGTACCTGTCCGGCGCGGACTTCGTGACGAGCATCGCCACCGCGCAGCCCCCCGCCACGGCGACAGGGAAGCCTACGGCCACGACTCGCGCGGCGAGCGTCCGGGTGGGACTGCCCGCCCCCGTCACGCCCTGGGGACGCCCGGTGGGCAGCAACGGTTATGGGTTTGGCAAGGACGCCACCGACAACGGCCGAGGGCTGGTCTTCGCCAATCCGCACTGGCCCTGGCGCGGCATCAATCGCTTGTACCAGATGCACTTGACCGTCCCTGGCCAGCTGGACGTCATGGGCGCGGCGATGGGAGGGATTCCCATGGTCATGATTGGCTTCAACGCGAAGGTGGCCTGGACCCACACCGTGTCCACCAGCATCCACCACGCGCTCCGCGAGCTGACGCTGACGCCCGGCACCCCGACATCCTACGTGGTCGACGGCCAGCCACGCGCGATGACGGCGCGGACCCTCCAGGTGGACGTGAAGACGGCCTCGGGCGCCATCGAGCCGCGAGTCCGAACGCTCTACACGACGAAGTACGGCCCCATCGTCATGAGCCCGAGCGACGGCGTGGATTGGAGCCCGACGCAAGCCTACGCGCTCGAGGACGTGAACCTGGGCAATCAGCGGGTCATCGAGCAGTGGCTGAGGATGGGACAGGCGCAGTCGGTGGAGGACCTGAAGGCCCGCATCGAGGGGGTGATGGGCATCCCGTGGGTCAACACCATCGCGGCGGACTCGGCGGGGCATGCGCTGTATGGGGACTTCTCCGTGAAGCCCAATGTCAGCGCCGCGCGGCTGGCGGCCTGCACGCAGTCACCCTTCGCCCAGGCGGCCTGGGCCTCGCGCGCGCTCGTGATGGATGGCGCCACGTCCGCGTGTGATTGGGAGACCCAGGGCAGCGACCCGAGCCAGCCCGCCACCCTGCCCGCCGCGCAGCACCCGAGCCTCATCCGCTCCGACTACGTGGCCAACATGAACAACAGCCACTGGTACGCGAATCCGGCCCAGCCGCTCACCGGCTACTCGTGGCTGGCGGGCGATGAGAAGGAAGACCTGGGCCTGCGCGCGCGGCAGGGCCTGCTCCAGATTCAAGACCGGCTGGCGGGACGCGATGGCCTGCCCGGCACGCGCTTCAACCTCCAGGCCATGGAGGCCATCCTGGTGGGCTCACCCGAGTTCCCCAAGCTGGGCAACCGCAGCCTCGTCGCCGACCTCCTGGCCGACGCGCTCACGGAGACATGCCGCGACCTCACCACCGTGGCCATCCCCGACGGCCCCACCGTGGACGTCCGCGAGGCCTGCGCCGTGCTCACGAGCTGGGACCGGCACAACAACGCCGAGAGCGTGGGCCCCCACCTCTTCCTGGAGCTGTATGCCCAGGTCTTCTTCGAGCTGTTCTACCTGGGCCACCAGGACGCGAACCTCTGGGAGTTGCCATATGACGTGGCGGATCCCCTCCACACGCCGCGCCAGTTGAAGGTGTCGCAGCCCGCGGTCCGCACGCTGCTCCAGCTCGGACTGGCGAGGGCGACCCAGTCACTCCTCGACGCGGGCGTCCCGCTGCGCAGGCCGTGGGGCGAGGTGCAGTTCACCCGCGTGGGCGACCGGAAGATTCCGCTCGGCGGCGGCGCCGAGGTCTTCAACGTGTTCCAGGCCAACCCCACGCTGAGCAGCCCCACGGGCCTGAGCACGGAGGGCTACGTCCCGGAGTACGGCGCGAGCATCGTGCAGATGGTGACGTGGGATGACCACGGCCCCGTGGCGGACGCGGTCCTCTTGTATGGGCAGTCCGCGAACCCGGCGTCGCCCTACTTCATGGACCAGGTCGAGCAGCTCTGGGCGAAGCGCAAGTGGAACCGCCTGCCCTTCCGGCCGGAGGAGATCCGCGCGGATCCCCACCTGACGTCACAGCGGCTGTCCGAGTAA
- a CDS encoding peptidylprolyl isomerase, with product MASSDKKNASKKPSPVPAAARGTPPPAESPVRQLVQRLPVATGLQGVSNLPEVKAPSLEHLDITVPAPEDLTEEDLLQRFHELARAQAQSRPREEGEPVAMGDEVQLDILGYANGQLIPLSTRLGFWMELAPQAMLPGFAEVIAEAEVGDSLEVGVTLPDEYPAEQLRGKPARFIVDVRAAREVTMPDTESDAFLKALGRGDSHEAVMDSIVDEMEQEMADLLWVDAQALVLDTVVSRADVTVSKALVDEEIRRRWSQLEGESLALKQFSLAEQQEALDGWLHHPGIREDVERRLKIALVLRAIASRDKLELTPEKTLELLSESSEPFGITPAQLRESLTDPTAASQMRDVAWHLLAVEHVMSHARVKFEGAENA from the coding sequence GTGGCCAGCAGTGACAAGAAGAACGCCTCGAAGAAGCCGTCTCCTGTTCCCGCCGCGGCCCGTGGGACTCCGCCGCCCGCGGAGTCCCCGGTGCGGCAGCTGGTGCAGCGCCTCCCCGTCGCCACGGGCCTCCAGGGCGTGTCGAACCTGCCGGAGGTGAAGGCGCCCTCGCTGGAGCACCTGGACATCACCGTCCCCGCTCCCGAGGACCTCACGGAGGAGGACCTGCTGCAGCGCTTCCACGAGCTGGCGCGCGCGCAGGCCCAGTCCCGTCCCCGCGAGGAAGGCGAGCCCGTCGCCATGGGGGACGAGGTGCAGCTCGACATCCTCGGCTATGCCAATGGCCAGCTCATCCCGCTGAGCACGCGGCTGGGCTTCTGGATGGAGCTGGCGCCGCAGGCCATGCTGCCCGGCTTCGCGGAGGTCATCGCCGAGGCCGAGGTGGGTGACAGCCTGGAGGTGGGCGTCACGCTGCCGGACGAGTACCCGGCCGAGCAGCTTCGCGGCAAGCCCGCGCGCTTCATCGTGGACGTGCGCGCCGCCCGCGAGGTGACGATGCCCGACACCGAGTCCGATGCCTTCCTCAAGGCCCTGGGACGCGGGGACTCGCACGAGGCCGTGATGGACTCCATCGTGGACGAGATGGAGCAGGAGATGGCGGACCTCCTGTGGGTGGACGCGCAGGCCCTGGTGCTGGACACGGTGGTGTCGCGCGCGGACGTGACGGTGTCCAAGGCGCTGGTGGACGAGGAGATCCGCCGCCGCTGGTCGCAGCTCGAGGGCGAGTCGCTGGCGCTCAAGCAGTTCAGCCTGGCGGAGCAGCAGGAGGCGCTCGACGGGTGGCTGCATCACCCGGGCATCCGCGAGGACGTGGAGCGGCGCCTCAAGATTGCCCTGGTGCTTCGCGCCATCGCCAGCCGGGACAAGCTGGAGCTGACGCCGGAGAAGACGCTGGAGCTCTTGAGCGAGTCCTCCGAGCCCTTCGGCATCACCCCCGCGCAGCTCCGCGAGTCGCTCACCGACCCCACCGCCGCCTCGCAGATGCGGGACGTGGCGTGGCACCTGCTCGCGGTGGAGCACGTCATGTCTCACGCCCGCGTGAAGTTCGAGGGCGCCGAGAACGCGTGA
- a CDS encoding DUF1501 domain-containing protein: MKLSRRRLFELAFGAAHVGLMARYGLSSARAAVPASGRPTKMLGIWMDGGLHWESFFSPLTRNGITKFIPLAQGGLIPFGYLPDQVQNFDRSPADLDAPGPVRKLRGPIYWNWDSPSDTRGTNPLAQGQQVFRPWGYAWADPKYKLYEKATLLVGADQNTAAHASGIVASMCGVAGATFRSPSVQAVIANAMASRFPDRPIPNVSLRGMQPSALGLPARANPTVLGSPSSVEPTLSDKRDSAWKGLRTRHDIPNLGYDGSSQSGTVPASVVDEALLDVLRAEHQISTTGTDAMLEQLYEAYKGESRTIRRDILSVLATTPTWEKLKADPAYPVNWDACIGSADSCGQGASMGAYDFALQLLKSDLVTSVNMRASSFNNFTFDTHSANGVSMHTNHLRIALEMAGRLCIEMSLTPSRSDPSRTLLDETLVYIYSDFGRTFPKHGSDHHPATCALLVGGGIQGNQMLGGYDETMDGSPMGAPVTLVEESGDKVTRAPRSQDIAATVLRSFGLEPGKDFFIPGGYGVFDGVVRS; the protein is encoded by the coding sequence GTGAAGCTCTCTCGTCGCAGGTTGTTCGAGCTGGCCTTCGGGGCCGCTCATGTCGGGCTGATGGCGCGCTATGGCTTGTCCTCGGCTCGCGCGGCCGTGCCCGCCTCGGGCCGCCCCACCAAGATGCTGGGCATCTGGATGGATGGCGGACTCCATTGGGAGTCATTCTTCTCGCCGCTGACTCGCAACGGCATCACCAAGTTCATCCCCCTGGCGCAGGGGGGACTCATTCCCTTTGGCTATCTGCCCGACCAGGTCCAGAACTTCGATCGCTCCCCCGCGGACCTGGACGCGCCGGGGCCGGTGCGCAAGCTCCGCGGGCCCATCTACTGGAACTGGGACAGCCCCTCGGACACGCGGGGCACGAACCCCCTCGCGCAGGGGCAGCAAGTCTTCCGGCCCTGGGGCTACGCGTGGGCCGACCCCAAATACAAACTCTACGAGAAGGCCACGCTGCTCGTGGGCGCGGACCAGAACACGGCCGCGCACGCCAGCGGCATCGTCGCGAGCATGTGCGGCGTGGCGGGCGCGACATTCCGCTCGCCCTCGGTGCAGGCCGTCATCGCCAACGCGATGGCCAGCCGCTTCCCGGATCGCCCCATCCCCAACGTCAGCCTGCGCGGCATGCAGCCTTCGGCGCTGGGCCTGCCCGCGCGGGCCAATCCCACGGTGCTCGGCTCGCCGTCCTCCGTGGAGCCCACGCTGTCCGACAAGCGCGACAGCGCCTGGAAGGGGCTGCGGACGCGGCATGACATCCCGAACCTCGGCTACGACGGCTCATCGCAGTCGGGCACCGTGCCCGCGAGCGTGGTGGATGAGGCGCTCCTGGACGTGCTGCGCGCGGAGCATCAAATCTCCACCACCGGCACGGACGCGATGCTCGAGCAGCTCTATGAGGCCTACAAGGGCGAGAGCCGCACCATCCGCCGGGACATCCTCTCGGTGCTCGCCACCACGCCGACGTGGGAGAAGCTCAAGGCCGACCCTGCCTATCCGGTGAACTGGGACGCCTGCATCGGCTCCGCGGACTCGTGCGGCCAAGGCGCGTCGATGGGGGCGTACGACTTCGCCTTGCAGTTGTTGAAGTCGGACCTGGTGACGTCCGTGAACATGCGGGCCTCCAGCTTCAACAACTTCACCTTCGACACGCACAGCGCCAACGGCGTGTCCATGCACACCAACCACCTGCGCATCGCGCTGGAGATGGCGGGGCGGCTGTGCATCGAGATGAGCCTGACGCCGAGCCGCTCCGACCCGAGCCGCACGCTGTTGGATGAGACGCTCGTCTACATCTACAGCGACTTCGGGCGGACGTTCCCCAAGCACGGCAGCGACCACCACCCCGCGACGTGCGCGCTGCTCGTGGGCGGTGGCATCCAGGGCAACCAGATGCTGGGCGGCTATGACGAGACGATGGACGGCTCGCCCATGGGGGCGCCGGTGACGCTCGTGGAGGAGTCCGGGGACAAGGTGACGCGCGCGCCGCGCTCGCAGGACATCGCCGCCACCGTGCTGCGCTCCTTCGGGCTCGAGCCGGGCAAGGACTTCTTCATCCCGGGTGGCTACGGCGTCTTCGACGGAGTGGTGCGGAGCTGA